One Aegilops tauschii subsp. strangulata cultivar AL8/78 chromosome 7, Aet v6.0, whole genome shotgun sequence genomic window carries:
- the LOC141026905 gene encoding uncharacterized protein, with product MLCSDARGSLVTAAVYALERFGGVQASFAAFLWGCAAPSPVRFFGWLLVQRRVNTRDVLLRKTIVTTEGAACPVCSCELETADHMVFECPFARSFWRAVGVDVVDKGYQVGALQALDVRGVVGDTACATFALLCCWQLWKHRNVVVFRGAVPSLARLLACCREDSALWRGRLKVAERSCVDRWLQVFSYPGR from the coding sequence ATGTTGTGCTCGGACGCGCGTGGGAGCCTCGTAACGGCGGCCGTCTACGCCCTGGAGAGATTCGGCGGCGTGCAGGCGTCGTTCGCGGCGTTCCTCTGGGGGTGCGCTGCTCCCTCCCCCGTTCGCTTCTTCGGGTGGCTCCTAGTCCAACGACGGGTCAACACGAGAGACGTCCTGTTGCGGAAGACCATCGTCACGACGGAGGGGGCTGCTTGTCCTGTCTGTTCGTGCGAGCTGGAGACGGCAGATCACATGGTGTTTGAGTGCCCTTTCGCCCGATCATTCTGGCGGGCTGTGGGGGTCGACGTGGTTGACAAAGGCTATCAGGTGGGCGCGCTCCAGGCTCTTGACGTCCGGGGGGTGGTCGGAGATACTGCTTGCGCTACCTTCGCTCTTCTGTGCTGCTGGCAGCTATGGAAGCACAGGAATGTCGTGGTCTTCCGTGGGGCGGTGCCCTCCCTCGCCCGTCTTCTCGCATGTTGTAGGGAAGACTCGGCCCTGTGGCGAGGACGCCTGAAAGTAGCTGAACGGTCATGCGTCGACAGATGGCTGCAGGTGTTCTCGTATCCGGGGAGGTAG